The Luteimonas sp. YGD11-2 genome has a window encoding:
- the frmR gene encoding formaldehyde-responsive transcriptional repressor FrmR, which yields MPHSPEEKKKVLARIRRIRGQCEGLERALEAGADCAPVLQQIAAIRGAVNGLMSEVLESHLREQFGQPAADADERQERIAEMTTLIRSYLK from the coding sequence ATGCCCCATTCGCCCGAGGAAAAGAAGAAGGTCCTCGCCCGCATCCGCCGCATCCGCGGCCAGTGCGAGGGGCTGGAGCGCGCGCTGGAAGCCGGTGCCGACTGCGCGCCGGTGCTGCAGCAGATCGCCGCCATCCGCGGTGCGGTCAACGGGCTGATGAGCGAGGTGCTGGAGTCGCACCTGCGCGAACAGTTCGGCCAGCCCGCCGCCGATGCGGACGAACGCCAGGAACGGATCGCCGAAATGACCACGCTGATCCGTTCCTACCTGAAATAG
- a CDS encoding ferritin-like domain-containing protein: protein MENDIRTGTNRTGMKASPVDARKLLEVRELQTTVPDPEIDAVALRASYLLEAEPVGSMPPPPTLRGMAGTAMKALTGKKMHVLLDKIAERAAFERTGTRLYDMMLQKVAVAPGLPAGMTIEGVREIRDEEHSHYLLLAAAIETLGGDPTAMTPCADVTGVQGMGLVQAMGEPRLTIAQALSTLLAAEVIDNASWELLIDLATQFGQDELAAQFTEALAAEQRHEVTVRQWMATALTEEAGV, encoded by the coding sequence ATGGAAAACGACATCCGTACCGGCACCAACCGCACCGGCATGAAGGCGTCCCCGGTGGACGCGCGCAAGCTGCTGGAAGTGCGCGAGCTGCAGACGACCGTGCCCGACCCCGAAATCGATGCGGTGGCGCTGCGTGCCTCCTATCTCCTCGAAGCCGAGCCGGTGGGTTCGATGCCGCCGCCGCCGACGCTGCGCGGCATGGCGGGCACCGCGATGAAGGCGCTGACCGGCAAGAAGATGCACGTGCTGCTCGACAAGATCGCCGAGCGCGCCGCGTTCGAACGCACCGGCACCCGCCTCTACGACATGATGCTGCAGAAGGTGGCCGTGGCCCCCGGCCTGCCGGCCGGCATGACCATCGAAGGCGTGCGCGAGATCCGCGACGAGGAGCACTCGCACTACCTGCTGCTGGCCGCGGCGATCGAGACCCTCGGCGGCGATCCGACCGCGATGACGCCGTGCGCTGATGTGACCGGCGTGCAGGGCATGGGCCTGGTGCAGGCGATGGGCGAGCCGCGGCTGACCATCGCCCAGGCGCTGTCGACATTGCTCGCTGCCGAAGTCATCGACAACGCGTCGTGGGAGCTGCTGATCGACCTGGCCACGCAGTTCGGTCAGGACGAGCTCGCCGCGCAGTTCACCGAGGCGCTTGCCGCGGAGCAGCGCCATGAAGTCACGGTGCGCCAGTGGATGGCCACGGCACTGACGGAGGAAGCGGGGGTCTGA
- a CDS encoding DUF4326 domain-containing protein — protein sequence MPVRVQLSRRRGWRLPEGAISVARPTRWGNPFRIGVDGDAATCVALFRAWMLADPARLDGARAALRGHDLACWCAADAPCHADVLLELANR from the coding sequence ATGCCGGTCCGCGTGCAACTGAGCCGCCGGCGCGGGTGGCGGCTACCCGAGGGCGCCATCAGCGTCGCCCGGCCGACGCGCTGGGGGAACCCGTTCCGTATCGGCGTCGACGGCGACGCCGCCACGTGCGTGGCGCTGTTCCGCGCCTGGATGCTCGCCGATCCGGCACGGCTCGATGGCGCGCGCGCGGCGTTGCGCGGCCATGACCTCGCCTGCTGGTGCGCGGCGGATGCCCCCTGCCATGCCGACGTGCTGCTGGAGCTGGCCAACCGCTGA
- a CDS encoding glutathione S-transferase family protein, giving the protein MADHELVFHTNPMSRGRIVRWMLEETGATYRTVVHDYGAAMKSPEYLTINPMGKVPAIEHRGVVVTEAAAICAYLADAFPQAGLAPAIDDAQRGPYLRWLFFAAGPVEAAVTARALGSLPPPEKAGFVGYGSYEQAIDVLEQTAASASPWLLGERFSAADVYVGSQVDFGLAFRSIPERPAFVAWAERLRGREAYRRAKAADDAAIPAAG; this is encoded by the coding sequence ATGGCCGATCACGAACTGGTCTTCCACACCAACCCGATGTCGCGCGGCCGGATCGTGCGCTGGATGCTCGAGGAAACGGGTGCCACCTACCGCACCGTCGTGCACGACTACGGTGCGGCGATGAAATCGCCGGAGTACCTGACGATCAACCCGATGGGCAAGGTGCCGGCCATTGAGCACCGCGGCGTCGTGGTCACCGAGGCCGCGGCGATCTGCGCCTACCTGGCCGATGCGTTCCCGCAGGCGGGGCTGGCGCCGGCCATTGACGACGCGCAACGCGGCCCGTACCTGCGCTGGCTGTTCTTTGCCGCCGGGCCGGTGGAAGCGGCGGTGACCGCGCGGGCGCTCGGCAGCCTGCCACCGCCGGAGAAGGCCGGCTTCGTCGGCTATGGCAGCTACGAGCAGGCCATCGACGTGCTTGAACAGACGGCCGCGTCGGCCTCGCCGTGGCTCCTGGGCGAGCGTTTCAGCGCCGCCGACGTCTATGTCGGCAGCCAGGTCGATTTCGGCCTTGCATTCAGGTCGATCCCCGAACGCCCGGCGTTCGTCGCCTGGGCCGAGCGCCTGCGTGGGCGCGAGGCGTACCGCCGTGCGAAGGCCGCCGATGACGCGGCGATCCCGGCCGCCGGCTGA
- the ppc gene encoding phosphoenolpyruvate carboxylase produces the protein MHASTTAAPPRASEDDTLREPIGFADTDTLLRDDVRRLGALVGDMLAEQGSPELLEEVEAVRRAAIARREAALPVDELADQLSRIPLEDAEAMVRAFAAYFGAINLAERVHRIRRRRDYQREAAAPQPGGLHAVLAELRDEGVGAEDVAALLPRLRIEPVFTAHPTEAMRRALLEKEREIVARLVADIDRGRTPGERAVDMERIRQALTAAWQTSEAPPTRPTVLDEMEHVGYYLGDVLYRVLPTYYREFAEALDAVYGERPQLPVVLQFGTWVGGDMDGNPNVGADTILATLEAQRAQVLGNYAADLGKLMRILTQTTERAGIDAAVARRLDEYRALLPDAAGRLKPRQVDMVYRQLLDLMRARLEATAQGAECGYRSAGCLLADLDLIADSLRVHRGDHAGLHALERVRLRVRSFGFHLARLDLRQDSAVHDAAIAQLSGDADWSARPLDARIADLHRWLGGALPDTTPNDTTARSLAVFRAVREARARYGEHAFGPYIVSMSRTAADALAVLALARMAGCVEDDAVPLDVAPLFETVDDLQAAPAVMRALFADPVYRAHLAARGHRQTVMLGYSDSTKDGGVLASRWALQRTQAELVALAREAGVAIVFFHGRGGSVSRGGGKTGRAIIAAPRGSIDGHLRVTEQGEVIHRKYGIRALALRNLEQTTAAVLRATLRPRAADAREDPWRTRMAELAQCSRTHYRALVHEHRDFVPYFRAATPIDVIERLQIGSRPSRRRDGGVGNLRAIPWVFAWSQNRSGLTGWYGVGTALSRGIAQWGIEPLQEMARDWPFFAATLDDIEMLLAKSDLDIFERYSRLAGELHAPMFEDIASEFRRTRDAILAIKGRDELLGDDYRLGLSIRLRNPYVDPISLLQVELLQRWRADGSHDDATLRALIATVNGIAAGIQNTG, from the coding sequence ATGCACGCCTCCACGACCGCCGCGCCGCCGCGCGCTTCCGAAGACGACACCCTGCGCGAACCGATCGGGTTCGCCGACACCGACACCCTGCTGCGCGATGATGTGCGCCGCCTCGGCGCGCTGGTGGGCGACATGCTCGCCGAGCAGGGGTCGCCCGAACTGCTGGAAGAAGTCGAGGCGGTACGCCGCGCCGCGATCGCGCGGCGCGAGGCCGCGCTGCCGGTCGACGAACTGGCCGACCAGCTGTCGCGCATTCCGCTCGAGGATGCCGAGGCCATGGTCCGCGCCTTCGCCGCGTACTTCGGCGCGATCAACCTCGCCGAGCGCGTGCACCGCATCCGCCGCCGCCGCGACTACCAGCGCGAAGCCGCGGCGCCGCAGCCCGGGGGGCTGCATGCGGTACTGGCCGAGCTGCGCGACGAAGGCGTCGGCGCCGAGGACGTGGCGGCGCTGCTGCCGCGGCTGCGCATCGAGCCGGTGTTCACCGCCCACCCCACCGAGGCCATGCGCCGCGCGCTGCTGGAGAAGGAGCGCGAGATCGTCGCCCGGCTGGTGGCCGACATCGACCGCGGCCGTACCCCGGGCGAGCGTGCGGTCGACATGGAACGCATCCGCCAGGCGTTGACCGCGGCGTGGCAGACCTCCGAGGCACCGCCGACCCGGCCAACCGTGCTCGACGAGATGGAACACGTCGGCTACTACCTCGGCGACGTGCTGTACCGCGTGCTGCCGACCTATTACCGGGAGTTCGCCGAAGCGTTGGATGCCGTCTACGGGGAGCGCCCGCAACTGCCGGTGGTGCTGCAGTTCGGCACCTGGGTCGGCGGCGACATGGACGGCAACCCGAACGTCGGTGCCGACACCATCCTCGCCACGCTGGAAGCGCAGCGCGCCCAGGTGCTCGGCAACTACGCCGCCGATCTCGGCAAGCTGATGCGCATCCTCACCCAGACCACCGAGCGCGCCGGCATCGATGCCGCCGTTGCGCGGCGGCTGGACGAGTACCGCGCACTGCTGCCCGACGCCGCAGGGCGGCTGAAGCCGCGCCAGGTGGACATGGTCTATCGCCAGCTGCTGGACCTGATGCGCGCGCGCCTCGAGGCGACCGCCCAGGGCGCGGAGTGCGGCTACCGCAGTGCCGGCTGCCTGCTGGCGGATCTCGACCTGATCGCCGACAGCCTGCGCGTCCACCGCGGCGACCATGCCGGCCTGCACGCGCTGGAGCGCGTGCGCCTGCGGGTGCGCAGTTTCGGCTTCCATCTCGCGCGCCTGGACCTGCGACAGGATTCCGCCGTGCACGATGCCGCCATCGCGCAGCTTTCCGGCGACGCCGACTGGTCCGCGCGTCCGCTCGACGCACGCATCGCGGACCTGCACCGCTGGCTCGGCGGTGCCCTGCCGGACACGACACCCAACGACACCACCGCGCGCAGCCTCGCGGTGTTCCGCGCCGTGCGCGAAGCCCGCGCACGTTATGGCGAACACGCGTTCGGCCCCTACATCGTCAGCATGAGCCGCACTGCCGCCGATGCGCTGGCGGTGCTTGCACTGGCACGGATGGCCGGCTGCGTCGAGGACGACGCCGTGCCGCTGGACGTGGCGCCGCTGTTCGAGACCGTCGACGACCTGCAGGCCGCCCCGGCGGTGATGCGCGCGCTGTTCGCCGACCCGGTGTACCGGGCGCACCTCGCGGCGCGCGGCCACCGGCAGACGGTGATGCTGGGGTATTCCGACAGCACCAAGGATGGTGGCGTGCTGGCGTCGCGCTGGGCACTGCAGCGCACCCAGGCCGAACTGGTGGCGCTGGCCCGCGAGGCCGGCGTTGCGATCGTGTTCTTCCACGGCCGCGGCGGCTCGGTGAGCCGCGGTGGCGGCAAGACCGGACGCGCGATCATCGCCGCGCCGCGCGGCTCGATCGACGGCCACCTGCGCGTGACCGAGCAGGGCGAGGTGATCCACCGCAAGTACGGCATCCGTGCGCTGGCGCTGCGCAACCTCGAGCAGACCACCGCCGCGGTGCTGCGCGCGACCCTGCGTCCGCGCGCGGCCGATGCGCGCGAGGACCCCTGGCGCACGCGGATGGCGGAGCTGGCGCAGTGCTCGCGCACGCACTACCGCGCGCTGGTGCACGAGCACCGCGACTTCGTGCCGTACTTCCGCGCGGCCACGCCGATCGACGTGATCGAGCGGCTGCAGATCGGTTCGCGCCCCTCGCGGCGGCGCGATGGCGGGGTCGGCAACCTGCGGGCGATCCCGTGGGTGTTCGCCTGGTCGCAGAACCGCTCCGGGCTGACCGGCTGGTATGGCGTGGGCACCGCGCTGTCGCGCGGCATTGCGCAGTGGGGGATCGAGCCCCTGCAGGAGATGGCGCGCGACTGGCCGTTCTTCGCCGCGACGCTGGACGACATCGAGATGCTGCTGGCGAAATCCGACCTCGACATCTTCGAGCGCTACTCGCGCCTGGCCGGCGAGCTGCACGCACCGATGTTCGAGGACATCGCCAGCGAGTTCCGCCGCACCCGCGACGCGATCCTGGCGATCAAGGGCCGCGACGAGCTGCTGGGCGACGACTACCGGCTCGGCCTGTCGATCCGTCTGCGCAACCCCTATGTCGACCCGATCAGCCTGCTGCAGGTCGAGCTGCTGCAGCGCTGGCGCGCCGACGGCAGCCACGACGACGCCACCCTGCGTGCGCTGATCGCCACCGTCAACGGTATCGCCGCCGGCATCCAGAACACCGGCTGA